Proteins from a single region of Acanthochromis polyacanthus isolate Apoly-LR-REF ecotype Palm Island chromosome 11, KAUST_Apoly_ChrSc, whole genome shotgun sequence:
- the zcchc17 gene encoding nucleolar protein of 40 kDa isoform X1: MPPESHTSQAQPHGSVRTLQHASKMSDRDGRQTEPAGLDGLPPLYSIAKGEVVSVQTYGAFVRLPGYKKEGLVHVSEMSASRVESASEIVDVGEQVWIKVIGREIQGDKVKLSFSMKSVNQGTGRDLDPNNVMADQDARRRKQFRDQTGNRITLEAVLNTTCSKCGCKGHFTKDCFSAPGLQYALVPEEDDEEPQQQPTSTVAPQKDSDKKKKKKEKKMKKKKKRERKESDSDSSSSSSNECKSKRRRHDHSHDREDKKKKKHKKHKSHKHS, from the exons ATGCCTCCTGAATCTCATACCAGTCAAGCCCAGCCACATGGTAGTGTGAGGACTCTGCAACATGCCAGCAAG ATGTCTGACCGTGATGGCCGACAGACAGAGCCGGCTGGGCTAGATGGTCTGCCTCCACTCTACAGCATTGCTAAAGGAGAGGTGGTGTCTGTGCAAACCTACGGAGCCTTCGTCAGACTGCCAGGATACAAGAAGGAAG GTCTGGTACATGTGAGCGAGATGTCAGCCTCTCGTGTTGAGAGTGCCTCAGAGATTGTGGATGTGGGGGAACAGGTGTGGATTAAAGTCATTGGGAGagag ATTCAGGGTGACAAAGTGAAGCTGTCCTTCTCCATGAAATCTGTCAATCAAGGAACAGGGCGGGACTTAGATCCCAACAATGTTATGGCAGA tcaGGACGCAAGGAGACGTAAGCAGTTTAGAGATCAAACCGGCAACAGGATCACACTGGAAGCTGTGCTCAACACCACGTGTTCAAAGTGCGGGTGCAAGG GTCACTTTACAAAGGACTGTTTCTCTGCTCCGGGCTTGCAGTACGCGCTTGTGCCTGAAGAGGACGATGAAGAGCCACAGCAGCAGCCGACCTCCACAGTTGCACCACAGAAAGActcagacaaaaagaagaaaaagaag gaaaagaaaatgaagaaaaagaagaagagggagcGAAAGGAGTCAGACagcgacagcagcagcagcagcagcaacgaATGTAAGTCCAAGAGGAGGCGCCACGACCACAGCCATGACAGAGaggacaaaaagaagaagaaacacaaaaaacacaagtcgCACAAACACAGCTGA
- the zcchc17 gene encoding nucleolar protein of 40 kDa isoform X2, translating to MSDRDGRQTEPAGLDGLPPLYSIAKGEVVSVQTYGAFVRLPGYKKEGLVHVSEMSASRVESASEIVDVGEQVWIKVIGREIQGDKVKLSFSMKSVNQGTGRDLDPNNVMADQDARRRKQFRDQTGNRITLEAVLNTTCSKCGCKGHFTKDCFSAPGLQYALVPEEDDEEPQQQPTSTVAPQKDSDKKKKKKEKKMKKKKKRERKESDSDSSSSSSNECKSKRRRHDHSHDREDKKKKKHKKHKSHKHS from the exons ATGTCTGACCGTGATGGCCGACAGACAGAGCCGGCTGGGCTAGATGGTCTGCCTCCACTCTACAGCATTGCTAAAGGAGAGGTGGTGTCTGTGCAAACCTACGGAGCCTTCGTCAGACTGCCAGGATACAAGAAGGAAG GTCTGGTACATGTGAGCGAGATGTCAGCCTCTCGTGTTGAGAGTGCCTCAGAGATTGTGGATGTGGGGGAACAGGTGTGGATTAAAGTCATTGGGAGagag ATTCAGGGTGACAAAGTGAAGCTGTCCTTCTCCATGAAATCTGTCAATCAAGGAACAGGGCGGGACTTAGATCCCAACAATGTTATGGCAGA tcaGGACGCAAGGAGACGTAAGCAGTTTAGAGATCAAACCGGCAACAGGATCACACTGGAAGCTGTGCTCAACACCACGTGTTCAAAGTGCGGGTGCAAGG GTCACTTTACAAAGGACTGTTTCTCTGCTCCGGGCTTGCAGTACGCGCTTGTGCCTGAAGAGGACGATGAAGAGCCACAGCAGCAGCCGACCTCCACAGTTGCACCACAGAAAGActcagacaaaaagaagaaaaagaag gaaaagaaaatgaagaaaaagaagaagagggagcGAAAGGAGTCAGACagcgacagcagcagcagcagcagcaacgaATGTAAGTCCAAGAGGAGGCGCCACGACCACAGCCATGACAGAGaggacaaaaagaagaagaaacacaaaaaacacaagtcgCACAAACACAGCTGA
- the fabp3 gene encoding fatty acid-binding protein, heart: protein MADAFVGTWNLKSSEKFDEYMKELGVGFATRKIGGVTKPTTIISVDGDTVTVKTQSTIKNTEINFKLGEEFDETTADDRKVKSMVTVENGKLVHIQKWDGKETSLVREVSGNNLTLTLTLGDVVCTRHYEKAE from the exons ATGGCCGATGCTTTCGTTGGCACATGGAACCTCAAGAGCAGCGAGAAGTTCGATGAGTACATGAAGGAGCTGG GTGTGGGCTTTGCTACCCGTAAGATTGGTGGCGTAACCAAGCCCACCACCATCATCTCGGTGGACGGCGACACGGTGACCGTGAAGACCCAGAGCACCATTAAGAACACAGAGATTAACTTCAAGCTGGGAGAGGAGTTTGATGAGACCACCGCCGATGACAGGAAGGTTAAG TCCATGGTGACGGTAGAAAATGGGAAGCTGGTGCACATACAGAAGTGGGACGGCAAAGAGACCAGCCTGGTCAGGGAAGTCAGTGGCAACAACCTCACACTG ACACTCACACTCGGAGATGTCGTTTGCACGCGTCACTATGAGAAGGCAGAGTAA